The Tepidimicrobium xylanilyticum genome has a segment encoding these proteins:
- a CDS encoding DUF951 domain-containing protein, whose amino-acid sequence MLHYDLGDIVTLKKPHPCGENKWEIIRTGVDIKLKCLGCNRQIWLPRIDFERRVRRILVEDKWISIVHYKGKDKED is encoded by the coding sequence ATGCTTCATTATGATTTAGGGGATATTGTAACCTTAAAAAAACCCCATCCCTGTGGTGAAAACAAGTGGGAAATAATTAGGACAGGAGTAGATATTAAATTGAAATGTTTAGGCTGTAATAGGCAAATTTGGCTTCCTAGAATAGATTTTGAAAGAAGGGTAAGAAGAATTTTGGTGGAGGATAAATGGATTAGCATTGTTCACTATAAGGGAAAGGATAAAGAGGATTAA
- a CDS encoding response regulator transcription factor, whose amino-acid sequence MPLIYCIEDDESIRELVVYALKNNGFEAVGFESGEGLFNHPLPDLIILDIMLPGDDGYVLLKKLKSNFKTSDIPVIMLTAKTSEYDKVKSLDMGADDYIEKPFGIMELISRVKAVMRRTSRDRNNKLNFNEISINYGKRLVTVNGKEISLTHKEFELLTYLMKNQGLVLSRNQIMNQVWGFDFEGETRTIDVHIRTLRLKLGDAGKYIQTIRNVGYKLGD is encoded by the coding sequence ATGCCATTAATCTATTGTATTGAAGATGATGAAAGTATCAGAGAACTGGTAGTATATGCTCTCAAAAATAATGGTTTTGAAGCTGTAGGCTTTGAAAGCGGAGAAGGATTATTCAACCATCCACTTCCCGATTTAATCATATTGGATATTATGCTTCCTGGTGATGATGGATATGTACTTTTAAAAAAGCTAAAATCTAATTTTAAAACATCGGATATACCTGTAATAATGCTTACAGCTAAAACCAGCGAATACGATAAGGTAAAATCCTTAGATATGGGAGCTGATGATTATATTGAAAAACCCTTCGGCATAATGGAACTAATATCTAGGGTTAAAGCAGTTATGCGTCGCACTAGTAGGGATAGAAACAATAAGTTGAATTTTAACGAAATTTCCATTAATTATGGTAAACGTTTAGTAACGGTAAATGGGAAGGAAATATCTCTTACCCATAAGGAATTCGAGTTGTTAACATATCTTATGAAAAATCAAGGGTTGGTACTATCTAGAAACCAAATAATGAATCAAGTATGGGGCTTTGATTTTGAAGGGGAAACTAGGACTATTGATGTCCATATAAGAACCTTAAGGCTTAAACTAGGTGATGCAGGTAAATATATTCAGACCATTAGGAACGTTGGTTATAAACTGGGGGATTAA
- a CDS encoding DUF4097 family beta strand repeat-containing protein, producing the protein MRDEKLMILTMLEEGKITSQEAIKLLEALEETEGFIDYEPIEESEEKIINLEKTKENLEALEKNIKDKIKKVEKIDNLGTDISNKLTNVFSNLFSMGNPLNILGNYKVINTTFEKDISHLTNPNIHIKSINGSINLKSWKKENLLIKITYRHKYNNLTEEDKFYDLYEDDNNIIFEPLYTNNAAMDLDVYLPEKYCEKVNLKTSNGRIQVENLNLGLLYCNTTNASISLKNIKGKSIDLSTKNGRINLIDVYSPTLKAVSTNASIKLEDINSDNITVATKNGQITLSNIVGEDISANTSNSSIKIEDIYGSIVNLNTSNGKIICRNLDNEKIKELKLSTSNSTIDVEMANINKKSYFNLETSFGNISLDIPNLVYKVNKQVNLGMKKIVAHSANFNENEEHFMLNASTSNGSIIIK; encoded by the coding sequence ATGAGGGATGAAAAACTGATGATATTGACTATGCTGGAAGAAGGCAAAATAACTAGTCAAGAGGCGATTAAATTATTAGAAGCCTTGGAAGAAACGGAAGGTTTTATAGACTACGAGCCAATTGAGGAAAGTGAAGAAAAAATAATCAACCTGGAAAAAACAAAGGAAAATTTAGAGGCATTGGAAAAAAATATTAAAGATAAAATAAAAAAAGTAGAAAAAATAGATAACCTAGGAACAGACATAAGCAATAAGCTGACCAATGTTTTTAGTAATTTATTTAGTATGGGAAATCCACTTAACATCTTAGGAAATTACAAGGTAATCAACACCACATTTGAAAAAGATATATCCCATTTGACTAATCCTAATATCCACATAAAATCCATTAATGGTAGCATTAATTTAAAAAGTTGGAAAAAAGAAAACTTGTTAATTAAAATCACATATCGGCATAAATATAATAATCTAACGGAAGAAGACAAATTTTATGACCTATATGAAGATGATAATAATATAATATTCGAACCCTTGTATACTAATAATGCTGCAATGGATTTGGATGTATATTTGCCTGAAAAATATTGTGAAAAAGTAAACCTAAAAACATCTAATGGTAGAATACAAGTAGAAAATTTAAACTTAGGCCTACTCTATTGCAACACTACTAATGCCTCTATTTCTCTAAAGAACATTAAAGGAAAAAGCATTGATTTGTCGACCAAAAACGGAAGAATCAACTTAATAGATGTTTACTCTCCTACATTAAAAGCAGTTAGTACAAATGCAAGTATCAAATTAGAAGATATTAATAGCGATAATATAACAGTTGCTACTAAAAATGGGCAAATTACACTTTCTAATATAGTAGGAGAAGATATTTCAGCTAATACCTCCAATAGCTCTATTAAAATTGAGGATATCTATGGTAGTATAGTTAATTTAAACACATCCAATGGAAAAATAATATGCAGAAATTTAGATAACGAAAAAATTAAAGAACTAAAGCTTTCAACTTCTAATTCTACTATAGATGTAGAGATGGCTAATATAAATAAAAAGAGCTATTTTAATCTAGAAACGTCTTTTGGAAATATTAGCTTGGATATACCAAACCTTGTATATAAGGTTAACAAGCAAGTAAATTTAGGGATGAAAAAGATAGTTGCTCATAGTGCTAATTTTAATGAGAATGAAGAGCATTTTATGTTAAATGCTTCTACATCAAATGGTTCAATTATAATAAAATAG
- the phoU gene encoding phosphate signaling complex protein PhoU, producing MIRSKFDKDLDLLNDELIEMGNLIESAINAAITALKEQNVDLAKQIVESDKEIDDMERTIEQRCLRLLLQQQPVARDLRFISSALKMITDMERIGDQAADISEIAIRLADQTYLKELVHIPQMADVAINMVKTSIDSFVRRDIELVKKVIAYDDKVDELFDIIKNELVDLIRENIEYKEQVIDLLMIAKYLERIGDHAQNIVEWVYFAIKGEHYTW from the coding sequence ATGATTAGGAGTAAATTTGATAAAGATTTAGATTTACTCAATGATGAATTGATAGAAATGGGTAATCTAATAGAAAGTGCTATTAATGCCGCTATAACAGCTCTTAAGGAACAGAATGTAGACTTAGCAAAGCAAATAGTGGAAAGCGATAAGGAAATAGACGATATGGAAAGAACTATTGAACAAAGATGCTTAAGGTTATTACTCCAACAACAGCCTGTGGCTAGAGATTTAAGGTTTATATCCTCCGCTTTAAAGATGATAACCGACATGGAGCGAATTGGAGATCAAGCAGCAGATATTTCAGAAATAGCCATAAGATTAGCCGATCAAACCTACTTAAAGGAATTAGTCCATATACCTCAAATGGCAGATGTGGCAATTAACATGGTAAAAACTAGTATAGATTCCTTTGTAAGAAGGGATATAGAATTAGTAAAAAAAGTAATAGCCTATGACGATAAAGTAGATGAATTATTTGATATAATAAAAAATGAATTAGTAGATTTAATAAGAGAAAATATAGAATATAAAGAGCAAGTAATAGATTTATTGATGATAGCAAAGTATTTAGAGAGAATAGGAGACCACGCGCAAAATATAGTTGAATGGGTATATTTTGCAATAAAAGGCGAGCACTATACTTGGTAG
- the yedF gene encoding sulfurtransferase-like selenium metabolism protein YedF: MNIKVDARGHECPKPVIMTKKELDKITEGVVTTIVDNEVAKDNVSKLAKNAGYEYRVDKIGENEYHIHITKGQVSEDANVCTPNVFKDLTIAFSSNVMGKGSEELGKILMKSFVYTMTEATPYPATLVFFNSGVYLTCEGSEVLDDLKKLEAEGVEIISCGTCLDYYKLKDKLRVGEISNMYTIYEKLKKPTNTITIG, encoded by the coding sequence ATGAATATTAAAGTAGATGCAAGAGGACATGAATGTCCTAAGCCAGTTATAATGACAAAAAAGGAGTTAGATAAGATAACTGAAGGGGTTGTGACCACTATAGTAGATAACGAAGTGGCCAAAGATAATGTATCTAAACTTGCTAAAAATGCAGGATATGAATACAGAGTTGACAAGATAGGTGAAAATGAATATCATATACACATAACAAAAGGTCAAGTTTCAGAGGATGCCAATGTGTGCACACCAAATGTCTTTAAGGATTTGACTATAGCTTTTTCTTCCAATGTTATGGGAAAAGGTTCAGAAGAATTAGGAAAAATATTGATGAAATCTTTTGTTTATACTATGACTGAAGCAACTCCTTATCCCGCTACCTTGGTATTCTTCAACTCTGGAGTTTATTTAACTTGCGAAGGCTCGGAAGTATTAGATGATTTGAAAAAATTAGAGGCTGAAGGAGTAGAAATTATATCCTGTGGAACTTGCTTAGATTATTATAAATTGAAAGATAAGCTTAGGGTAGGAGAAATTTCTAATATGTATACCATCTATGAAAAATTAAAAAAACCAACGAATACAATAACAATAGGATAG
- a CDS encoding aminotransferase-like domain-containing protein, whose translation MALNYAKRMNNIRASEIRELLKLTQRPEVISFAGGLPAPELFPVEEFKRVAEEVLDEKGTAALQYGPTEGYLPLREKIVERMKKVKVDLESDNILITNGSQQGLDFSARIFINPGDVIICESPSYLGAINAFKAYEPRFVEVETDDEGMIMEDLEKALKENENVKFIYVIPDFQNPSGKTWSLERRKGLVELANKYNVAIIEDNPYGELRFEGEILPAVKHFDTEGRVIFLGTFSKIFCPGLRLGWVAADKEVLNKYVLVKQGADLQSSTISQMEVAKFLEVYDIEEHIEKLKKVYKKRKDLMIKTMEEEFPEGIKFTNPEGGLFTWVVLPKHINARKLAEKALEKNVAFVPGGSFFPNGGNENTFRMNYSNMDEERIVEGIKRLASVLKEALQ comes from the coding sequence ATGGCTTTAAATTATGCCAAAAGAATGAATAATATCAGGGCTTCTGAGATAAGAGAATTGTTAAAATTAACTCAAAGACCTGAGGTTATTTCATTTGCAGGGGGATTGCCTGCACCGGAATTATTCCCTGTTGAAGAATTTAAAAGGGTTGCAGAAGAGGTATTGGATGAAAAAGGAACAGCCGCATTACAATATGGGCCAACAGAAGGTTATCTACCATTGAGGGAAAAAATAGTGGAAAGGATGAAAAAGGTAAAGGTAGATTTAGAATCGGATAATATTCTAATTACTAATGGTTCTCAACAAGGGTTGGATTTTTCTGCTAGGATTTTTATAAATCCAGGGGATGTTATAATTTGTGAAAGCCCCAGTTACTTAGGCGCAATTAATGCTTTTAAAGCATATGAGCCAAGATTTGTGGAAGTGGAAACAGATGATGAAGGAATGATAATGGAAGATTTGGAAAAAGCCCTTAAAGAAAATGAAAATGTTAAGTTCATATACGTAATACCCGATTTTCAAAATCCATCGGGCAAAACTTGGTCCTTAGAAAGAAGAAAGGGACTAGTAGAATTAGCAAATAAGTATAATGTAGCTATAATTGAGGATAATCCTTATGGAGAGCTTAGGTTTGAAGGGGAAATATTACCAGCAGTTAAACATTTTGATACAGAAGGCAGGGTAATATTCTTAGGAACCTTTTCTAAGATATTCTGTCCTGGACTTAGATTAGGTTGGGTAGCTGCTGATAAGGAAGTACTTAATAAGTATGTTTTAGTAAAACAGGGAGCAGATTTGCAATCCAGTACCATATCTCAAATGGAAGTAGCCAAGTTTTTAGAAGTTTATGATATAGAAGAACATATTGAAAAATTGAAGAAAGTCTATAAAAAGAGAAAGGATTTAATGATAAAGACTATGGAGGAAGAATTCCCTGAAGGCATAAAATTCACTAATCCAGAAGGCGGTTTATTTACTTGGGTAGTACTACCGAAACATATAAATGCGAGGAAATTGGCTGAAAAGGCCTTAGAAAAGAATGTGGCCTTCGTTCCAGGAGGTTCCTTCTTCCCAAATGGAGGTAATGAAAATACCTTTAGAATGAACTATTCTAATATGGATGAAGAGAGGATTGTAGAAGGTATAAAGAGATTGGCTTCAGTATTAAAGGAAGCCCTGCAATAA
- the pstA gene encoding phosphate ABC transporter permease PstA, whose product MDRVIRITVKISAFITFSALFFIIGYILLKGIPNLDISLFSLKYTTENMSLFPAMVTTLMLILLTLVIATPIGIFTAFYLVEYAKKDSKIVEIIRIATETLSGIPSIVYGLFGMLFFVIRLNFKYSLLAGALTVGIMVLPLIIRTTEEALLSVDNSLREASLALGAGKLRTIFKVALPVAMPGILSGVILSIGRIVGETAALMFTLGTAAKIPEGLFSSGRTLALHMYVLSTEGLHVNESYATGIILLIVVLIVNGLSTLLSNKLTKGNENE is encoded by the coding sequence ATGGATAGAGTAATAAGGATAACAGTAAAAATATCAGCTTTTATTACATTTAGTGCTTTATTCTTCATAATAGGGTATATTTTATTAAAAGGAATTCCAAATTTAGACATATCCCTATTTTCGTTAAAATACACAACAGAGAACATGTCCCTTTTCCCAGCTATGGTTACGACTTTAATGTTAATACTATTGACTTTAGTGATAGCTACACCCATAGGAATATTTACTGCCTTCTATCTTGTAGAGTATGCAAAAAAGGATAGTAAAATAGTTGAAATAATTAGGATAGCAACGGAAACCTTATCTGGAATACCTTCAATAGTATATGGACTATTTGGAATGTTGTTCTTCGTTATTAGACTTAATTTTAAATATTCCCTGTTAGCAGGGGCTTTAACAGTTGGAATTATGGTACTACCGCTTATAATTAGAACTACAGAAGAAGCTTTGCTTTCCGTAGATAATTCCCTAAGGGAAGCCAGCCTTGCTCTTGGAGCTGGTAAATTACGTACCATATTTAAGGTAGCTCTTCCAGTAGCTATGCCAGGGATTCTTTCTGGAGTCATACTTTCTATAGGCCGTATTGTAGGGGAAACTGCTGCTTTAATGTTTACATTGGGAACTGCTGCAAAAATCCCAGAAGGACTTTTTTCCTCTGGTCGTACTTTGGCCCTTCATATGTACGTGCTTTCTACTGAAGGCCTCCATGTTAATGAATCCTATGCAACAGGAATCATCCTATTGATTGTAGTGTTGATTGTAAATGGATTATCTACATTATTAAGTAATAAATTGACAAAGGGGAATGAAAATGAGTAA
- a CDS encoding DUF2089 domain-containing protein, giving the protein MNREVLGKCPVCGEELKVTKLSCNNCHTNIEGNFTLCKFCKLSYEQKHFLEAFIRNRGNIKEIEKDLGISYPTVRNKLEDVIEALGYKPRYNEPKINKKEILKRLDEGEITSEEAIKLLKGEE; this is encoded by the coding sequence ATGAATAGAGAAGTATTAGGGAAATGTCCAGTTTGTGGTGAAGAATTGAAAGTAACAAAATTAAGTTGTAACAACTGCCATACCAATATAGAAGGAAATTTCACCCTTTGTAAATTCTGTAAACTTTCATATGAACAAAAACATTTTTTAGAAGCCTTTATTAGAAATAGAGGAAATATCAAAGAAATAGAAAAGGATCTAGGCATATCCTATCCAACCGTTAGAAATAAATTGGAGGATGTAATAGAGGCCCTAGGATATAAACCTAGATATAATGAGCCTAAAATAAATAAAAAGGAAATATTAAAAAGACTTGACGAAGGAGAAATTACTTCCGAAGAGGCCATAAAGCTTCTTAAGGGAGAAGAATAA
- a CDS encoding SHOCT-like domain-containing protein encodes MVNFKEEKLQILKMIEEGKITSEEGIELLEAINETKANYIESQQSKWIKIRVFEPNNNTKVNVTIPVALLDAGIKLAGKVAPNFVPELKESGFNEKDLKELFETIKNGASGKLVDIETENGEKVEIVVE; translated from the coding sequence ATGGTTAATTTTAAAGAGGAAAAATTACAAATTTTAAAGATGATAGAAGAAGGCAAAATAACTAGTGAGGAAGGTATAGAACTATTAGAGGCAATTAATGAAACTAAAGCTAATTATATTGAAAGTCAACAATCTAAATGGATAAAGATTAGGGTATTTGAACCCAATAATAACACAAAAGTAAATGTAACCATACCTGTAGCATTATTAGATGCTGGTATTAAATTAGCAGGAAAAGTAGCTCCAAATTTTGTACCAGAATTGAAAGAATCGGGCTTTAATGAAAAAGATCTAAAAGAATTATTTGAGACTATTAAAAATGGGGCCTCTGGAAAATTAGTAGATATAGAGACTGAAAATGGAGAAAAAGTTGAAATAGTAGTAGAATAA
- the pstB gene encoding phosphate ABC transporter ATP-binding protein PstB has product MSKFIVKNMNLYYGNFHALKDISINIEKNEITALIGPSGCGKSTLLKSLNRMNDLVEGCKIEGEILLDGEDIYSEDFNVNLLRKRVGMVFQKPNPFPMSIYDNIAYGPRTHGIKNKSKLDEIVERSLKAAAIWDEVKDDLKKNALRISGGQQQRLCIARALAVEPEVLLMDEPTSALDPISTAKIEELIQELKKIYTIVIVTHNMQQATRVSDKTAFLLNGKLIEFGPTVELFSVPKNKKTEDYITGRFG; this is encoded by the coding sequence ATGAGTAAATTTATAGTTAAGAATATGAATTTATATTATGGTAATTTCCATGCACTAAAAGATATAAGTATTAATATAGAGAAAAACGAGATAACAGCCCTTATAGGACCTTCAGGCTGTGGAAAGTCTACTTTATTAAAAAGCTTAAATCGTATGAACGACCTAGTTGAAGGTTGCAAAATTGAAGGAGAAATATTGCTTGATGGAGAAGATATATATTCAGAGGATTTTAATGTGAATCTGCTTAGAAAACGAGTAGGAATGGTATTTCAAAAACCAAATCCTTTCCCGATGAGCATATACGATAATATAGCCTATGGTCCAAGAACTCATGGAATAAAAAATAAATCCAAATTGGACGAAATCGTTGAAAGAAGCTTAAAGGCTGCAGCTATTTGGGATGAGGTGAAAGATGATCTTAAAAAGAACGCTCTTAGAATTTCAGGAGGACAACAACAAAGACTCTGCATAGCAAGGGCATTAGCTGTGGAACCAGAGGTGCTATTAATGGATGAACCCACCTCTGCTCTCGATCCCATTTCCACAGCAAAAATAGAAGAATTAATCCAGGAATTGAAAAAAATTTATACGATAGTAATAGTGACCCATAATATGCAACAGGCTACTAGGGTTTCTGATAAAACGGCTTTTCTATTAAATGGCAAATTAATAGAATTTGGTCCAACCGTTGAGCTGTTTTCCGTCCCAAAGAACAAGAAGACGGAAGATTATATAACGGGCAGATTTGGTTAA
- a CDS encoding DUF3343 domain-containing protein encodes MKEKQFGVITFKSTHYAIKGDLIFKEHNINYRTIPTPREITRSCGLAIKFDLEDTDLVRDIIEKNQLTVEGIFKLIKDDQGYKAEKLN; translated from the coding sequence ATGAAAGAGAAGCAGTTTGGAGTAATTACATTTAAATCTACCCATTATGCTATAAAAGGAGATTTAATATTTAAGGAGCATAATATCAACTATAGAACTATACCTACTCCAAGGGAAATAACCCGTAGCTGTGGTTTGGCTATTAAATTCGATTTAGAGGATACAGATTTAGTAAGGGACATTATTGAGAAGAATCAGCTGACAGTAGAAGGCATATTTAAACTTATTAAAGACGATCAAGGTTATAAAGCAGAGAAGCTGAATTAG
- the pstC gene encoding phosphate ABC transporter permease subunit PstC — protein sequence MKSKSVESIMKGIFFISATVSVIAIVLISFFIFAGGIPFIKEYGLKDFIFGTLWKPNNTPSAFGILPMIMGSIYVTIGAIAIGVPIGILTAIYLAKFCDKKIYKFIKPCINLMAGIPSIVYGFFALVVIVPVIRDIFGGTGMNIITASILLGIMILPTIINISEAAIRAVPQNYYEGSIALGASHEKSIVFVVLPAAKSGILSSIILGIGRAIGETMAVILVAGNQARMPAGLIKGVRTLTTNIVMEMAYATDEHRQALIATATILFLFILIINGSFLVIKRRANNG from the coding sequence ATGAAATCTAAATCTGTTGAAAGCATTATGAAAGGAATATTCTTTATATCCGCGACCGTATCGGTAATTGCCATAGTACTCATAAGCTTTTTTATATTTGCTGGAGGAATTCCATTTATAAAAGAATATGGGTTAAAGGATTTTATATTTGGAACCCTCTGGAAACCTAACAATACTCCCTCGGCCTTTGGAATCCTTCCCATGATAATGGGTTCCATTTATGTTACTATAGGAGCCATTGCCATAGGGGTTCCTATAGGTATTTTAACTGCAATCTATTTAGCCAAGTTTTGTGATAAAAAGATATATAAATTCATTAAGCCCTGCATAAACCTAATGGCTGGAATACCCTCCATTGTTTATGGCTTTTTTGCTTTAGTAGTAATTGTGCCAGTAATTAGGGATATTTTCGGCGGAACTGGTATGAATATAATTACAGCTTCAATTTTATTGGGAATTATGATCCTTCCCACAATTATAAATATCTCTGAAGCAGCCATTAGAGCAGTTCCTCAAAACTATTATGAAGGAAGCATTGCTCTTGGAGCTTCCCATGAAAAATCCATCGTCTTTGTAGTATTACCTGCTGCAAAATCTGGCATATTGTCCAGCATAATCCTTGGAATAGGTCGTGCAATTGGAGAAACTATGGCAGTCATATTAGTAGCAGGAAATCAGGCTCGCATGCCAGCAGGATTAATAAAAGGAGTAAGAACCCTTACTACTAATATAGTAATGGAAATGGCTTATGCCACAGATGAGCATAGGCAAGCTCTAATTGCAACTGCTACCATACTATTCTTATTTATACTAATTATAAATGGAAGCTTTTTAGTAATTAAAAGGAGAGCTAATAATGGATAG
- a CDS encoding sensor histidine kinase, translating to MEKKIYFNLAMVATITAIVTSSITAYLFWDIYSSSIIENHVNLSFKFLPILPVTVGVLVFILIALYLVAHILTSKIIEPISITAQSIENILSGNEIEELDVYDELKPFIKAIQVQKMEIQNYILKLKEADRFRRDFTANVSHELKTPLTSINGFAEMLSAGNVSKEDTIKFANIIYKEGTRLLNLIDSIINLSHIEEVTENKHLEPTNILQIAEDVVTQLSIAAKNKEISLNLDAENIVINSNKRMIRDLLYNLGDNAIKYNKPNGKVDIIIKELDQFCIIKVKDTGIGIPEEEQDKVFQRFYMVDKSRSKKIGGSGLGLSIVKHIVAYHNGKMELKSQVDIGTEIIIQLPKN from the coding sequence ATGGAAAAAAAAATTTATTTTAACCTAGCAATGGTGGCAACCATAACTGCCATAGTAACTTCTAGCATTACCGCTTATTTGTTTTGGGATATATACTCTTCAAGTATTATTGAGAATCATGTAAATCTCTCCTTCAAGTTTCTTCCCATACTGCCTGTAACTGTAGGGGTATTAGTTTTCATATTGATAGCCCTTTATCTAGTTGCCCACATATTGACTTCTAAGATAATTGAACCCATTTCTATTACCGCCCAAAGTATTGAAAATATCTTATCAGGAAATGAAATAGAGGAATTAGATGTCTATGATGAACTAAAACCCTTCATAAAAGCTATTCAAGTCCAAAAAATGGAAATACAAAACTATATATTGAAGCTTAAGGAAGCAGATAGGTTTAGAAGAGACTTTACAGCCAATGTGTCCCATGAGTTAAAGACACCTCTTACTTCCATCAATGGTTTTGCTGAGATGTTATCTGCTGGCAATGTAAGTAAAGAAGATACCATAAAATTTGCTAATATAATCTATAAAGAAGGTACTAGGCTATTAAATTTAATCGATTCCATAATTAATTTAAGCCATATAGAAGAGGTAACAGAAAATAAACATTTAGAACCAACGAATATACTGCAGATAGCAGAAGATGTGGTTACTCAGTTGTCAATTGCTGCAAAGAATAAGGAGATAAGTTTAAATTTAGATGCTGAAAATATAGTTATTAATTCTAATAAAAGGATGATTAGAGATTTATTATATAATCTAGGAGATAATGCTATTAAATATAATAAACCCAATGGAAAAGTAGATATTATAATAAAAGAGCTGGACCAATTTTGTATAATCAAAGTCAAGGATACTGGAATAGGCATTCCAGAAGAAGAACAGGATAAGGTATTTCAAAGATTTTATATGGTGGATAAAAGCCGCTCAAAAAAAATTGGTGGCTCTGGTCTTGGTTTATCTATCGTAAAGCACATTGTCGCATATCATAATGGCAAAATGGAGCTAAAAAGCCAGGTAGACATAGGTACAGAAATAATAATACAACTACCTAAAAATTGA
- a CDS encoding mechanosensitive ion channel family protein, translating to MNRVLSFFNEFLKKNDGSLNIFGKTFKIVIVFMVIKILIRISHILIDKTIESRKNKAFTVDEKKIDTLIAVLKNIIKYLLYFIGIMILLDIFGINTSSILATAGLGGLAISFAAQSLIKDIITGFFILFEDQYSIGDYVQIGDYQGIVEELGLRVTKLRDFSGELHIIPNSNIGTVTNKTRGAMRALVTVRIPYEEDVDRVINVLEEVSQTLRKSNESILEGPNILGISDLGEYGIEITVIARTKPMDQWGVERDLRKEIKKAFERENIKIPYPRMDIVNERTRRDRN from the coding sequence ATGAACAGGGTATTGAGCTTTTTTAATGAATTTTTAAAAAAAAATGATGGAAGCTTAAACATATTTGGTAAGACATTTAAAATAGTTATAGTTTTTATGGTAATAAAAATTTTAATTCGAATTTCCCATATATTAATTGATAAAACCATAGAAAGTAGGAAAAATAAGGCCTTTACCGTAGATGAAAAAAAGATTGATACCCTAATTGCTGTACTAAAGAATATTATTAAGTATTTATTATACTTTATAGGTATAATGATATTACTGGATATATTCGGTATTAATACCAGTTCCATATTGGCTACTGCAGGTCTTGGCGGCTTAGCCATAAGCTTTGCCGCTCAGTCCTTGATAAAAGACATAATAACAGGTTTCTTTATTTTATTTGAAGACCAGTATTCCATAGGGGACTATGTCCAAATAGGGGACTACCAAGGGATAGTAGAGGAATTAGGATTAAGAGTGACCAAATTAAGGGACTTTTCTGGAGAGCTTCATATTATACCTAATAGCAATATAGGTACTGTAACTAACAAAACTAGAGGGGCTATGCGTGCTTTAGTTACGGTAAGAATTCCCTATGAAGAGGATGTAGATCGTGTAATTAATGTATTAGAAGAGGTTTCCCAAACATTAAGAAAATCTAATGAGAGTATATTAGAAGGGCCTAATATATTGGGTATTTCTGATTTAGGAGAGTATGGTATAGAAATAACCGTCATAGCTAGGACTAAACCAATGGATCAGTGGGGTGTGGAAAGAGATTTAAGGAAAGAAATTAAAAAGGCTTTTGAAAGGGAAAATATAAAAATACCCTATCCGAGGATGGATATAGTGAATGAAAGGACTAGGAGGGATAGAAATTGA